GGCgtcaaaattttgtttgaatTGTATTTTAGGGGGGCGCTGTTTGTGGTGTGTGGCTGGGCCTCAAACGAAAAGGGTGCGCCGATGCCCGCCAATTGGCCTAGCGCCGGACGCATTATGAGGGGCCGGCTGTAGATGCTCTAATTGCTGGTGCCAGTGTACTGGACGTTTTCCAGGATTGCTTCCCTCCCTGCCAACTTTGTCACGGGTTAATGCTCCTCTCTTCGTGATCCCTCCATGTGTGAGTGTTGACGGCACTAAATTGTCGCTCCCTTCGGTGCCATCTGATGAGACTTGATTGGCTATCAGATATCTTTTCACTCACAGTGTGGAGATTTTTGTTAGTGGGCATTGTCGAAATCTTGACAGGTAAAATTATACTCATCCCAATTTTTTCAGTATTTACTATACgaagtatttattttgatgtgAACCACATTATATTGAACCACTTTTTCGGAGAGAGAATTCGAGGCAGCACTACTGCTCGATCAGTTTGTGCGCAAAAGGACAAATGAGAGACTTCTAGCAGCCGCCGAAATATGTTCCACACGAGTACAGACGCGCGCAGCAAAACCAGGCTCGAGAAGCTTCCTCCTGTGCACCATTTCTCTCGAACCATCTGCCGAACGGTCTCCAACGCAAATTTATCCTACGCTATATAATTGCCCTGATCGCGAAACGCTCCCACTCGAATTCGAATTTCCAGTGACACGATTCCCAATTCCAACCCAGCCGAATAGCTGATTGTCTCCGATCCCCAATGGCAGAGCTGTTCTTTGGGAGCCCtttccgccgcctcctctacgcccgcccctccgccgccggctggccgtcgtccaccacggcggccatggactGGGTGGAGACGCCGACCTCCCACGTCCTCCGGATCAACGTCCCGGGCCTGGGCAAGGACGACGTCAAGATCCAGGTCGAGGACGGCAACGTGCTGAGCGTCAGGGGCGTTGCGCCTGCCGCGGCGAaggagacgaaggaggaaAACGAGGAGGCCGTGTGGCACGTGGCGGAGCGCGGGAAGCCGGAGTTCGCGCGGGAGGTGGTGCTACCGGAGCACGTCAGGGTGGAGCAGATCCGGGCGAGCGTGGACAATGGCGTGCTCACCGTCGTCGTGCCCAAGGAGCCCGCGCCTGCCCGGCCCAGGACCAGGCACATCGCCGTCTCCAGCAAGCTCTGAGACCGAATTGAGTCTTGGTACTGGAAAGCTCGGTGGCTCCGTTATTGCGGTGTGAATTTGTAAATCAAAGGTGCACGTTCTCacttgtgaattgtgatgtGTTAAAGGAGCGAAGCGGCATGGAATACTACTGTAAATTGGCTTACTGGAGTCTGGACTACAGTAATAATTCTGAATCGTTGGTTGCGGATGTGTGATCATGTTTGCATGCTtatgacaaaaataaatttaccACAATGTTATACGGAGTAGATGATTCTGTTACCATGAGCTCACAGATTGTGTGCTGTTTAAAAAACTGAACTGTGACAATCACGTATTCACTATTCTAGACGGTCATTCGATCAAAGAATTGATTTCCAATGGTGGGGTGGGGGTAAAAGAAAGGAAGCGGCCTGAGCTTTGAAAGTACGACGGTTCCATTCCTTTCAAATTTCCCACCAACTGCAGATGAGCCGGCCACTTAGCGTGCTTGGGGCGGTCCTGAATGGTCTCCTCCAAAGGTCACTAACCGACCGGCGGTAGGCAGCGTTACCGCGGCATCCCTCTCCCAACTCTGAATGCGGTCACCTTCTAAAGTAAAGATCGAGCAACGAAAAACATAATTTGTCTCCACTGATAAAACAACTCAACCAAACATCTATGCTTTATTTTCAGGAAGCCTCTTGAAGGCAAggctatattttttttattcactATTTGCAGGAAGCCTCTTGAAGGTAATATATTTCCTCAACTTCTCTACAGAAGCAAAAGACAACTGTGGTGTACTCcccccaaacaaaaaattgtgcTGTACTCTTAAAATATATTCCTCATTCCAAGATTGGGATAATTCCACTCCTATAAAACACAAGTTTGGTACACGAGAGCATAGCAAGACGACGCCTTGCCTCAGCCACTGCCATGGAGACAGCAGCCGCCGACCGCCCGGCACCCGCTGGAGCTCACCCGCTGAATCGCCTTTTTTTTCATCCTTGTTTGTGCTCATGTTTAGTACTCGTTCCGTCTCATATtttttatcgaaatattacatgtatctagacggtatttagaaatagatacatctatttttgaccaaatttgagacaacaattatgggatggagggagtacttaagtCTAAGTCTGCATGCTTAATCCTAAAATGACATTGCTAACTCAGTAAACTGCTCCCTATTGGGCCTGAAGCAAAAAGGCGAGACCctgtatttgttttgttttccattACCTAGCCGTTTTCCTTTAATTTAAGAGTGAATTTCTTTTTGAGTAATATACACTCATGGTTAGTGAACTTAATTGAAAACTCAATTTAGTCACTGTATTATGGAATTCATGACTTACAGTCCTTGAACTTGACGAAATATCTCACGTACGGTCACCGGTATCGTATTTTTACCTCGGTATTGACAGCTTAGCGCCCGTTTTGCATTTGgccctggaaaaaaaaataccacgAGAGACCTGTGCACGTTGGCCCCACGAAATCCACATACCCTGAAAATACCACGAGGGCTAAATGCACAAAATATGGTACGAATACGATACTAGTGACCGTATGTGAAACTTATGAACCCATTCAattaatttgtcttttttgtttttctaataatgaatttggatttgaaacttTGCAAGATGATAGACGCATATCTTATGAACCCATTCAattaattttaaattttttgaaaatattttagGGGTGCTACCGTGCTATGCGTTGGAAGCACGGTGGCACCTAAAGGGGTGGGAGCATTGGATATTTCCTCACGAATCTTCAAGGGAGCTGCGATGCCGGCCCTCGATGTTGCTCTCCTCATTTGGGAGGACATTCGGTTGCGGATAAGGGCGTGTTCTGTGCGGATCGGGAAGATTAGGCTTCTTTTTATGtgctctttcttgttcttttttctttgtcccGGAATCTTTCTTGGATCCTTTTGTACAGTACTCTTTCTTCTAATCGCATGACGGGGGTCGACCGTACGTGAAACATTTACTCAAATTGAATGATTATAAGTCTCGGTTTTCATAATACAGTTATTAGATTGAGAATTGAGTTCAGTGACTGTTATTTTACTCTTCCATTTTTTATCCCCGAGTTTTAGTATTTGAGAGCTTTGGTCCGTGAGATTTTCGggggctaattttttttgaaaagcaGCCACGCTGCTGGATCAGCTTGTGACCATATTGATACCTTACAAAATCAGGCAGAACATCTGGCGACTGGCGGGACAGCTTTGAGAAGAAAGCCATCGGACCTATTTCTATATCTGTAGCTAAACTGAGCCAGAGAATATGCCACTGAATTCTGATACCTGCTAGCTTTACCGAAAGAGATATCCAGATTCTTGGAGAGTAGTTTGGTTTCTTCAACTGTGGCAAAGCAACTTGATTTATCACCTGCATCAGCACGAAGAGCTTGGACGATCGATAAGCAATCAGACTGGGCGGTTAGTGACGCAAATAGTTGCATCACATGACGAAGGTTGGTCAACGTCATCACAATTGCATTTGACTCGGAGGTGAAGAATCTTGCAGCCCGAAAAGTTTCCAGCGTTTGCCACGGCCCAATTAAGCACGTCACGGACCGTCCAACTCCACTATTCAACCTGACCGAGGCTAtctcctcaaaaaaaaaaaactgaccgaggctaagagcatctccacttaGCCCCTAAAGACCTCCCAAACGGGTTATAGGAGCGTCGGCGTCAAAAAATCTCACCCAGGCCGTCCCTctaaaacaaaaagaaatcgGCGTGACCCATAAATTCAGCCGAGGAGCTACCGGGAACGTCGGATGAAGCTAAAAAGCAGCGCGGGTCACCATTGTCGGCGAAACAAACCAAATTTAGGGGGGGCGACGTTTGGATGATGTGGCTGGGTGCCGGCTCCACACCAATCGAATTGCTTGTACCGGCACCTCCCTATATGGCCATGCACCGGACGCCATATGGGGGGatgagtggagatgctctaaggtTACTTTAGAGTTTAGAGCAACAGACCGAGCCTTCCTCCCTCGAGTTGCATCGCAGTCTCTTCACCCTCTCCATCCACTCTCCACCCCCACCTTGAGTCCGCCGCTGGCAGCTTTGTTTGGACAGACGTGCTGCTACTTGCTCAGTTACAGGGGTTGTTCTTCGCGGGCGCGATATGGAACATGGCCAGGGACCAGAAACAGAAACACACCCTGTCAACGGCCAACTCCAGCGAGGGAGAGTGCTATGTGGTGCAGACTGACAGGGTATCCGCTACCACGTCCGCGCTGTCATTTGTCGTTGTAGCATTCGAAATCACCTCCTATTTCCTGCTCAGAGCGCCGGCATCTGAGACGTCGATGCCTGAGCCGAGCTGGGTGGAGCGGCTCGTCTGCCCTCCGCGCCGAGTCTGGTTGAGCCACCTCGTGGTGAACTCGGCTTGCGTCCACCCTGAGCCGGCCCACAATGGTGCTATACATTAATGTCCGTTTCAGCATTTCCTCTTAAGAATTTCAATGAATATGAAAGCATCGCATATATAAGCCCATGGCGCACGAAACAAACAGGAAAATGTCAATACATGACGAGACTAGGAAAAATAGCGCACACATGTCAATAAATGTCAATACATGTCACCCCGCTCCGCCgctctccctcccctccccagCACGCTCCCCTCTACCTTCCCCACTCTTCTCTGCGTCGCTCCCCTCCGCCTTACCCGTTCTTCTCCGCCGCGCTCCCCTCACCGGCGCCTCGTGCCAAGAAAGCCATCTTTTCATGGCTGCAAGCTCGGATCCGATGGTGGCGAGCCCGGATCCGGTGGTGCATCGCGACgagagaaggggaggaggagcagcttgACAATTTGAATCCCGAAGTCTCCGTTGTTGGGCTGtaattattttaattctgAGGTTGTTTTTGTAAAAAGGTTTTTGTGAAGTGGCTGTGACAAGAAattcggaacggagggagtacataggAAAGTAATTACGGTTCACACAACTGCatgcactttgtacaggcaaATCACAGAAACCACGACAGTACATGAAAGAGGAAACAATTTCCGACTAGACGGCCGTGTCATATTTGTACCTTGGTATTGACAGCTCAGCGTCCGTTTTGCATTTGGccctgaaaaaaaataccacgAGAGACCTGGGC
This is a stretch of genomic DNA from Brachypodium distachyon strain Bd21 chromosome 1, Brachypodium_distachyon_v3.0, whole genome shotgun sequence. It encodes these proteins:
- the LOC100843335 gene encoding 16.0 kDa heat shock protein, peroxisomal produces the protein MAELFFGSPFRRLLYARPSAAGWPSSTTAAMDWVETPTSHVLRINVPGLGKDDVKIQVEDGNVLSVRGVAPAAAKETKEENEEAVWHVAERGKPEFAREVVLPEHVRVEQIRASVDNGVLTVVVPKEPAPARPRTRHIAVSSKL